From a region of the Coffea arabica cultivar ET-39 chromosome 3e, Coffea Arabica ET-39 HiFi, whole genome shotgun sequence genome:
- the LOC140038473 gene encoding uncharacterized protein yields MANPVLSDRLARWYLQFQQFKIIYVPAKAVKGQILVDFLADHPIPAEWELTDELPDEEVLMVESPWLMYFDGAAHRDGTGAGVIFYTSESDILSYSFTLTRRCSNNVAEYQALILGLETAGDMKQLHFRVYGDSKLVVNQFLGIYDVKNPELIPYYKYARQFMEYLDNVTIEHIPRNFNQLADSLAKVASMITLHSHRNQISICQNWIIPPMFDEEDAGEEENAYHIFVHEIEKKDWRHLIIDYLNHGELPEDPKKRVDIRRRTPRFIYYKGDALPKIIRWGVSTISWRR; encoded by the coding sequence ATGGCAAATCCTGTACTGTCTGATCGGCTCGCGAGATGGTACCTCCAGTTTCAAcaattcaaaattatttatgTACCTGCGAAAGCTGTCAAAGGACAAATATTGGTAGACTTTTTAGCCGATCATCCTATACCTGCCGAGTGGGAGTTGACTGATGAACTCCCCGATGAAGAAGTGCTTATGGTCGAATCCCCGTGGTTGATGTATTTCGATGGAGCCGCGCACCGTGACGGAACTGGTGCAGGAGTTATCTTTTATACTTCTGAATCAGATATATTGTCATACTCTTTCACTTTAACACGTCGGTGTTCAAACAATGTGGCTGAATATCAGGCATTGATTCTCGGTTTGGAAACGGCCGGAGACATGAAGCAGTTGCATTTTAGGGTCTATGGTGATTCCAAATTAGTAGTAAATCAATTTCTTGGTATTTATGATGTCAAAAATCCTGAATTGATCCCATATTATAAGTATGCAAGACAATTCATGGAATATTTAGATAATGTCACTATAGAACATATCCCTAGGAATTTCAACCAACTAGCAGACTCTTTGGCAAAGGTGGCGTCCATGATCACTCTACATTCTCATCGAAATCAAATTTCAATATGTCAAAATTGGATCATACCTCCGATGTTCGATGAAGAAGATGCTGGTGAGGAAGAAAATGcttatcatatttttgtccaTGAGATTGAAAAGAAGGATTGGCGTCATCTCATCATTGATTACCTTAATCATGGGGAGTTACCAGAAGATCCCAAGAAAAGGGTTGATATACGTCGTCGAACGCCACGTTTCATTTACTACAAAGGGGACGCTTTACCGAAGATCATTCGATGGGGTGTTTCTACGATatcttggagaagatga